The genomic segment AGCAGGACCTTGCGCTCCAGCTTTTTCAATTCGCGGAGGAAGGTGAGCCCGTCCATGGACGGCATGCGGATGTCAGTGAATACCAGTGAGATTTCCGGGTCCGCCTCGAGGTTTTGAAGGGCCTGTCGGCCATTTTCTGCGAAGGAGAATTCCAATTCACCCGACGAGATACGCCTCCTGAATTTCTGACGAAAGATGACCGCGATATCGGGCTCGTCGTCGACTACCAAAACCTTGATTGCCATGACTTGAAGATAGCGGGTTTTTGTGGAATTTGAAAGGTGAATACGGTTTTGGGATTCAGGCTACGGCTTGCCAACTTCGTTTCTGTTTGCCGCATGACTGAATTTGTTGAATTTGCGGATGATTTAGGAAATGGAAGATCAGGAACTCATCGACAAGCTTCGAAGTGGAGACCGTAGGGCCTACGAAGCACTCGTGGATGCGTTCCAAGCCAAGGTTTACAATACCTGCCTCAATTTTGTTTTTGATCAGTCAGATGCTGAGGACTTGGCGCAAGAAGTTTTCGTCGAGGTTTTTCGTTCGATTGGGGCTTTTGAACAGCGTTCTTCCCTGTCCACTTGGATTTACCGCATCTCCGTGACGAAGTCGCTGGAGTTGATTCGGAGTCGCAAACGGCAAAAGCGAGCTGCGGTTCTACTTTCCATTTTTGGTCTTCAGCAAGCGGGATGGGACGCCAAGGCACCGCATACCGATCACCCCGGCGTACGCCTCGAAAACAAGGAGCGTGCTGAACGACTGCATCTTGCATTGCAAAGTCTTCCTGAAAATCAGCGAATTGCCTTTACGCTCCACAAACTTGAAGCTCAAAGTTACGAGGAGATAGCGCTGGTGATGGGGGTAAGCCTGAGCAGCGTAGAGTCCTTGATTTTCCGCGCCCGGAAGAATCTGCAGAAGTCGCTTGAGAATTTTTACAAAACTGATCGCTGACCGCAAGTTTATTCGAAAAAGAGCATCTATACATTCAACATTCGCGCAATGAAAGACCCGAAAAATACGCAGGAAGAGATTGAGGCCACCTTAAACGTAGGCGATGAGATCGCGCCTGTCCTGCCGCCGATGGCTCTGAAAGGAAAAATTCTGAGTCGGATTGATCAGCTTTCAGAACCGATGGTCGTTCCGTTTTACCGTCGAACGGGCTTCGCGGCAGCGGCAGCCATTGTGATCCTGGTGTTGAATGTTGCGACGGTCCTGCATTTTATGCGTCCTGAAAAGCAGGCGGAGAATGGATCTGTCACGCAATCCGACCCGATCGCAGACATTCGCAATGCTTATTCACTGGACGAAACCTCCTACTAGACACGATGCAAACGAATACACGCAATCGGCTTCCCTGGATTTTGGTCACATTGTTGGTGGCCTTGAATATCACCGTTTTGGCGCTCGTTTGGTTGCGTCCATCTAGCGGAGAACCCCGATTTGGACCGCCGCCGCATCATCCGCATCCGCAGCGCGGGGGACTCGCGCACGAGATTGGAATGTCTGAAGCCGAGGCTCAGAAAGTAGAAGGAATCCAGAAGGCGCATTTCGGGAAGCTCGAGGATTTTCGCGATCAAATCATCGCCTTTCGCTTGGAGGCATTTGCCGAGTTTGGAAGGCCGGATGCCGACACTACGCTAGCGGTGGCAACTTTGGACAAGATCGGCCAAATTCAAATCGCCATCGAAAAGGAGCGTTATGCGCACTTCCATGAAGTTTTGGCGCTTTGTACACCGGAGCAGGCCAAGCGGTTCCAAGAAATTTTGCCCAAGATCTTGTCGCGCGGGCCGCAACCAGAAAACCGTCCGGCAGGACGCCCGATGGGGCCGCCACCGGGGGAAGGTCCGCCCCCAAATTGATCCTCAAAAGATGCTCTTCTTCTTTGTTTTGGGATCGATTTCTGGGAAAAATTGTCCGATGACCAGCAAGATTGCCAAAGCAGGCAATAGAAAAAAGATCAGCGGAAGACCAAAGGAAATCACGATGTAGTGGCTGCCACCTGTCGGTCCTGCTTGCCATTCTGCCAAGGCGGCATACATTCCAGTTCCCGTTACAGCCCAATAGGTCGGCATCACAAAGGCACCCAAAATCAGTATTAATCGAATCCAAAGGGGTACTCGCAGCGTGTAGCTTTGGAGAAACAAGATCATTTTGTTCAATGCCTTCATGCGTAGTGCCTTTGAAAACGGAATTTAGGACTTTTCCTGTGGTGCTCAAAACTGCAAGCCTGGCAAACAGCTCAGAATGGATTCGACACCATTCGCGTGAAAATGAAGGCCATTGATGAGTTGTTGCGTCAAATTGGCCTTCCGCATGACGAACTTTACCTCTGCAATCTTGAAGAAGATGTTTCAGTTCCGAAATACCCCGAAATCCTAGGCTGAGCCGCGCAAGGCGCGCTGAAAGCCTGATTGCCCCGTTGTGGTACTGACAAAACCTGGGGCAAGCATTCAATCGAATGGATTTTTTGAACCGGTACCCGCTACGTGGGCACTGCAAACATCATTTTATATTTTTTCAGACAATGACATCCGCAGAATTGGAAGGGATCATTTCGCTTTTTGGGAGCGAAATGCCCGAATATCAATATTTTAAAGACAAGTATGCCCTGCTCGTGGCTGCTTGGGAAGTGGGGGAGGGGAAAAAGGTCGGAGAGCTCAAAAGAAGCCGCATTGCCGGGTTGCTGCAGAAGGACATTCTCAAACAACATTGTGCGCGCCACTCGATTTTGACAGCATCTAATTTGTTGTCGGTAAGCGCATTAGATGGATGGTGTTTTAGACAAACCCTGGGCCAATGGGGCTGGGACGACGGTTGGTGGGGACAGGTTTCCCGCAAAGGAAAAAGCCTTGTCCTGCGCTTGGATTTTCAGAAGGATCACGACAAAACAGTTCATAAGTTGGGCCTGGAAAGTGCCATCGAACGGTTGGAGGGGCGCAATCACATGCGTTTCGAAGACAGCCACAATCTTGCCTGGGCAAGGTTGGATCTCGACTGGGATACGGGCGAAGTGCTGATTGAGGAAATTCAAAACGACTGGTTGCGCAATGCCAACAGCCTATTGACTGGGCATTCGATCAGAGGCGGAGGCCGGTTTTACGACTGGCATATCACCAAAGGCACCTCAAGAAATGGTTGGCGATTGGAGGAATACTACGAAACCGTGGTACAACCACTCGAAAAAATTTGGTCGGAAGCCATGCTGAGTGCGGTCTTGGAATTCGTGCGCAATACCTTGGGATTGAGCATGGTGTACATGCATACCGACGAATGCGGGGCAAGGCTCAAGGATATTTGGTTTGAGTCGCGGCCTCCAAAATCGATCTATCAAGAGTTGCCAAAACGATTTTGCTTCGAGCAGGTCAATTATGCCCCAACCTTTCTCTCGCGGTCTTGGGGCGAATGCAAGGAAATGCGCGATGCTGAATTCCGAAAGCGAACTGCGCGACCATTTTCATTCTGGAAACTAGAATTGTGACTTTGGTTTCCAGCTGGATTTGTACTCCGAATGGATGGGAAAATGCGGCGTGCTAAACCTGAAAAGGGTCGGTGCGCCGCTATTTTTTCTCCTTCAGCCTGCGCATGCCTTCTTCCACGGAAACGTTGGGAATGTATCCCAGTTCCTCTCTTGCTTTGTCACTCCGAATCGTGCAATGTGCCGACATAATCGCAGCGGAAAATCGGGTAACCGGTGGTTTCTTGCGGATGCGAAACAGCTTGTAAATCGCTTCGAATATCCATGCAACGGGCCTCAGGATCCAACTAGGAACACTTTGGTTCGAAGGCTTCCGACCCGCAGTTCCAACGAGGTCCGTCAAGAATTCGCGCATGGTGCTATCGGTCGCATCGGTGACAAAATAGGCTTCGCCACCGTTGCCTTTGTCCAAAGCCATGACGACGGCATCCACCAGATTGTCGATGTAGCAGGTGCTCGTGAGGTAATTGCCGCCGTCGATCCAGCGGAACCGGCCTTTGTCGATCATTTCCAACAAATTGGGCAGGATCGTTTCATCGCCCGGCCCCCAAACGAGCCTCGGCCGGATGGAAATCGTTTCAAATTCGCCGGGAACATTCGCCCGTAGCACCAATTGCTCTGCTTGTTTTTTGGTTTCGCTGTAGGGATAGGGGCTATGGTCGGGGTAGGGATACGATTCGTCGATGTCCATCATGTCTTGGCCCTTGAATAGCGCAGCTTCCGTCCCGATGTGAATGAACCGTTTCACGCCCGCCTTCCTTGCAGCCTCCAACAACCTTCGTGTCCCTTCGACATTGACCTCGTAAAAATCCTTGAATTTTCCCCAAGGTTCGACGTAGGCTGCGCAGTGGATGACCGTGTCAAATTCCTGGAGTGCCCCAGCCTCGATGGTATCCAATCCGCAGGAAACGGGTCTTACACCCAAGGCCTTGACCTTTTCAAACGCTTGAGCAGAACGGGCCATGGCAAGCACCCAATGGTCGGGCGCAAGGCGTTTCGCGATTGCTCCGCCCACAAATCCGCTGGCGCCGGTGATGAAGATCTTTTTCATGATGCCTGCAAAGATGCGGCTAAAACGGTATATTTACTCAGCTGCCGGCATCCCGATCGGTCAAGCGGATTCATTGATTTTACCTTTGCCCCAATCGGCTTGATGGAATGAGAAAGTACATCTTTTGCTGGATGCTTTTGTCGTTGACCTGCTTTGCAGCGTGGTCGCAAAATGAAACCACAAAATGGTATTTTGGGAGTGTTGCAGGTGTTGACTTCATGAGTGGGACCCCGGTAGCGCTCACCAACAGTGTGATGGGCTCGAGTGAAGGATCGGCCTCCATCGCAGGTCCGGGCGGCAATTTGCTGTTTTACACCAACGGCAATACGGTTTGGAATGCCAATCATGTCGCCATGCTCAACGGCTCGGGCTTGTTTGGGAGCAGCATTTCCTGTCAATCCGCCGTGATCGTCCGGCAGCCCGGGAGTGCCAACCTGTACTATGTTTTTACGATGCGCAATTGGACGGATGGTGGGAATGGCGCGCATTATTCGATTGTGGACATGAGTTTGGCGGCGGGGTTAGGCGATGTCACCACCAAAAACCAATTGATTTATGGCAATACCCGCGAATCTTTGACGGCAGTTTGCCACGCCAACGGCACCGATTATTGGATCGTGATTCATGACATGTTCACCAATGAATTTCATTCGTATTTGCTCACAGCCACTGGACTTGCTGCCGTTCCCGTGATTTCGGCTGTGGGATCGGTTTTTTCAGGTGGCAATCGGTATGGCGCGCTGAAAGCCTCTCCCGATGGAACCAAACTGGGTTATGCCCTCGGCGGCTCTGGCGGGGTGACGACGGAATTGTACGATTTTAACCGTACCACGGGTCTGGTGAGCAATTCGCTGACGCTGAACAACGGGACATTTTCCAATGCCTACGGCATCGAATTTTCACCCAACAGTCTCGTTTTGTACGTCACCCAATACAATGGGAGTACGATTCAGCAGTTTAACCTCGCTGCTGGTTCGCCAGCCCTCATCGTTTCCTCCAATACCGTGATCTCGACGGGAGCCAATGTCAAAGCCAATCTGCAAACCGGCCCAGACGGGAAAATCTACGTTTGCCTTGCCTATCAGGCCTTTCTGGCCTCGATCGACAATCCCAATACCGTCGGCGTCGGTTGCGGGTTTGTCAATAACTCCGTGAATCTCGCGGGCCGCACCTGTGGTCTTGGTTTGCCGAATTTCATGCCCTGCCTGCTTCCCGTGATTTTACCCGAAACCGAGGAGGTCTCGCATTCCTTTGCCAATACCGATCCGGTTTCAGAAGATGTCGAATGGACCTGTTTTCCCAACCCGATTCCAGAGGGTGGGCATTTGAACCTGCGTGCACACGAATTTGAAGGTCAATTGGAATGGGAGTTGTCGGATGCGCAACAAAAACCCATTTGCAGGAAAATCGTCGCAATTGGAGATCAAACGGACATTGCACTCGATTTTCCCGAGCTTTCGGCCGGCCTCTATTTTTTGAAAGTTAGAACGAGGAATGGGGCTCAGAGAACGATTCGGCTCCTGCAATATTGAAAATTTGGCTAGTTGAAAAGCACGCGTGCCTTCGGCAGTTGCGCCTCGATGTGCAATTGCATCTGCCGCACGATTTTGCGGCCGCGCAGGTACACATGCCGCAAGCGTGGCATCCCGGCGAGAATCGGCAGGACCTGTTCCCAATCCATGGAATCCTCGCGCAACAAATAGATGCGCTCCAAGCGCGCATGACCGTTCAAACTCGTCGGCAGCTCTCGCGCCTGCACATACGAAAGGTCCAAAAACCGCAAGGCAGGCAGCTTTCCAATCCATTCCGGCAGGACGGGCAGCGGATTGTCGCGCAGGCCCAGACTTTCAAGTTGCTGAAAACCGACGAGGTGCGTCGGCAAAACCTCCAAATTATTCTCTCCCAAATCCAAGGCTTTTAAGTGCTGCATTTCCCAAATTACCGCTGCCAATTCCCCGAATTTACAGCCGAAAAGACCCAGCATTTCGAGGTTTTGGAGTTTGGGAAGGGTAGAAGGGAGGCTTTGCAGCGGATTGCGGTCCAAGCGAAGGGCTTCAAGTTGCGTCATTTCGCCGATCGCGTCGGGGAGGTGTTTGAGGCGGTTTTGAGAAAGGTCAAGTCCGGTCAGTTTTTTCAAATTGCCGATCGCGTTGGGGAGACTTGTTAGTTGATTTTCAGCCAGGTCCAGCATTTCGAGGTCTGCAAATGCGGAAAGATCCGCGGGCAATTGGCTCAGTTGATTCCGCGAAAGCATCAAATAACGGAGTCCTTGAATCTCAAAAAGGCTTGCCGGAAATTCGGAGAGGCCAATCCCCGCGAGGTTCAATTGCCCGTCTTTGAGGCTGTTTTGCAGCAAATTCGGGCGCTCGGATTCCGGAGCAAGCAAAATCAAGGACGTCCCGGCGCCTTTCAAATCCATGGCAGCCTTCACCAACGTCGCGGCATCCAACGACGGATTGCGAATCAAAGCCGCCACGAGTGCCTGCACATCATAAAATTCGTCAGCCTTGTAATTCTGCGCCAATTGCCTTTCCACAAATGCCTTGAGCTGACGGTCAGCCAATTCCGAGAATGCAGTTGAAGCCTTTTCACGAACATCCGCCTCGGAATGAAAGAGCCGGATGGCGAGCAAGTCGGTGAGCAGATTCGCTGGAACACCCGCCTTGGACATCAGCATCAAAGCAATCTCGATATTCTCTTTTTTGTAGCTGCGAATAAGCCGCCCGAGGTTTTCCAGCATGGGATTCGCGGCCGGCGCGGCGTTCAAAAACTCACCTTTTGCAGCGGCCAACCAAGTTTCCAAATGGCCTTCAAACCCGATCGGATTACCTTTTTCGAGGGCTTGGGGCAGAATGGCACCTGGCCTTTCGCCGAGCAGCACGATGGTGGCACCGTCGGTCAAACGCTTTACGACCGTAAATCCAGCGGATTGCATGGCCCTTTCGCTCTCGGCCTTCTGAATTGCTGGAAATTGGCCGGCGAGCAGGATCGAATTCGGGCCGGTTTTGGGAATTGGTGAAGGCAGGATTTGTGGCAAAAAGGCCTTCGCAGCCTCCCGCACCATCGCCATCGGACTGTCCAAGGCGGCGGTGCATTCTGCAATGCCATAAGATTCAATGACTTCGGGATCGCCTTGGAGCAACTGCAACCAACAGCGCCGCGTTTGTTGGGTGTATTTGGAAGGTTTTCGCCCCGTCTTGGCGAGCTTCATTTCGCGGAAAAATCGCTCTAAAAGCCCTTCCGGATCCGACGCATTGACCGTCAAATGTAAGGGATTGCCCTTCAACTGGATTTGCTCCAATTCGTCGAGCAGCGCCAAGGCGACGGGCAAATGTTGCAGGCGGTTGCTGCGCAAATCCAAGTATTTCAGCCGCGTGAGATGGCGGATGGATTCAGGCACTTCCAGAAGCTGATTGAGGCCGAGCGTGAGGTTCTCCAATTGCGGATGCAGGGCATTTGCCGGCCAATGACGGAAGCTGTTGTCGTTGAGTCGCAACGTGCGGAGCGACTGACATTCAGTGAGTTCCTGCGGGAGCTCAGCAAGTTGGTTTTCGTCAAGGTCGAGCCGTTGAAGGTGCAACAGCTGCCCGATTTCTGCTGGGATTTGGCGCAATTGGTTGTTGCGCAAGTTGAGGGTCTGCAACTGCGAAAGGTAGCCAATCTGCGCCGGCAATTGCCGCAAGAGGTTCTGGCTCAGGTCCAAAACTTTGAGATTGACCAACTGGAAAATCTCCGTGGGGAAATCGGTCAAACCCCTCCCGGAGAGGAAAAGTTCGCCGGTCTCCAACGGAGCCTGCAAAGCATCTTCCAAGTT from the Bacteroidota bacterium genome contains:
- a CDS encoding sigma-70 family RNA polymerase sigma factor, which produces MEDQELIDKLRSGDRRAYEALVDAFQAKVYNTCLNFVFDQSDAEDLAQEVFVEVFRSIGAFEQRSSLSTWIYRISVTKSLELIRSRKRQKRAAVLLSIFGLQQAGWDAKAPHTDHPGVRLENKERAERLHLALQSLPENQRIAFTLHKLEAQSYEEIALVMGVSLSSVESLIFRARKNLQKSLENFYKTDR
- a CDS encoding periplasmic heavy metal sensor, producing MQTNTRNRLPWILVTLLVALNITVLALVWLRPSSGEPRFGPPPHHPHPQRGGLAHEIGMSEAEAQKVEGIQKAHFGKLEDFRDQIIAFRLEAFAEFGRPDADTTLAVATLDKIGQIQIAIEKERYAHFHEVLALCTPEQAKRFQEILPKILSRGPQPENRPAGRPMGPPPGEGPPPN
- a CDS encoding NAD-dependent epimerase/dehydratase family protein, whose amino-acid sequence is MKKIFITGASGFVGGAIAKRLAPDHWVLAMARSAQAFEKVKALGVRPVSCGLDTIEAGALQEFDTVIHCAAYVEPWGKFKDFYEVNVEGTRRLLEAARKAGVKRFIHIGTEAALFKGQDMMDIDESYPYPDHSPYPYSETKKQAEQLVLRANVPGEFETISIRPRLVWGPGDETILPNLLEMIDKGRFRWIDGGNYLTSTCYIDNLVDAVVMALDKGNGGEAYFVTDATDSTMREFLTDLVGTAGRKPSNQSVPSWILRPVAWIFEAIYKLFRIRKKPPVTRFSAAIMSAHCTIRSDKAREELGYIPNVSVEEGMRRLKEKK
- a CDS encoding T9SS type A sorting domain-containing protein, whose translation is MRKYIFCWMLLSLTCFAAWSQNETTKWYFGSVAGVDFMSGTPVALTNSVMGSSEGSASIAGPGGNLLFYTNGNTVWNANHVAMLNGSGLFGSSISCQSAVIVRQPGSANLYYVFTMRNWTDGGNGAHYSIVDMSLAAGLGDVTTKNQLIYGNTRESLTAVCHANGTDYWIVIHDMFTNEFHSYLLTATGLAAVPVISAVGSVFSGGNRYGALKASPDGTKLGYALGGSGGVTTELYDFNRTTGLVSNSLTLNNGTFSNAYGIEFSPNSLVLYVTQYNGSTIQQFNLAAGSPALIVSSNTVISTGANVKANLQTGPDGKIYVCLAYQAFLASIDNPNTVGVGCGFVNNSVNLAGRTCGLGLPNFMPCLLPVILPETEEVSHSFANTDPVSEDVEWTCFPNPIPEGGHLNLRAHEFEGQLEWELSDAQQKPICRKIVAIGDQTDIALDFPELSAGLYFLKVRTRNGAQRTIRLLQY
- a CDS encoding leucine-rich repeat domain-containing protein — protein: MYVARNLEDALQAPLETGELFLSGRGLTDFPTEIFQLVNLKVLDLSQNLLRQLPAQIGYLSQLQTLNLRNNQLRQIPAEIGQLLHLQRLDLDENQLAELPQELTECQSLRTLRLNDNSFRHWPANALHPQLENLTLGLNQLLEVPESIRHLTRLKYLDLRSNRLQHLPVALALLDELEQIQLKGNPLHLTVNASDPEGLLERFFREMKLAKTGRKPSKYTQQTRRCWLQLLQGDPEVIESYGIAECTAALDSPMAMVREAAKAFLPQILPSPIPKTGPNSILLAGQFPAIQKAESERAMQSAGFTVVKRLTDGATIVLLGERPGAILPQALEKGNPIGFEGHLETWLAAAKGEFLNAAPAANPMLENLGRLIRSYKKENIEIALMLMSKAGVPANLLTDLLAIRLFHSEADVREKASTAFSELADRQLKAFVERQLAQNYKADEFYDVQALVAALIRNPSLDAATLVKAAMDLKGAGTSLILLAPESERPNLLQNSLKDGQLNLAGIGLSEFPASLFEIQGLRYLMLSRNQLSQLPADLSAFADLEMLDLAENQLTSLPNAIGNLKKLTGLDLSQNRLKHLPDAIGEMTQLEALRLDRNPLQSLPSTLPKLQNLEMLGLFGCKFGELAAVIWEMQHLKALDLGENNLEVLPTHLVGFQQLESLGLRDNPLPVLPEWIGKLPALRFLDLSYVQARELPTSLNGHARLERIYLLREDSMDWEQVLPILAGMPRLRHVYLRGRKIVRQMQLHIEAQLPKARVLFN